TCTGTTATCCGTTCGAAGTGCATTTCTTGTTTTTTCAAATATTGCTGAGGATTATCGAAAAGTGCTCACCTATATATCAGGAATCTGCGGCATCCTGATCCCTGGCTTGTTGATCAGTGTTCTCCCCATTACACATGGCGGGTTTGTCGAGTTCACTGATGGATCGCAAAACCTCAATCTTGGAAAGCTTTTCACCAGCCCAAATGAATATGCCTTTATCGGCTTTGCTGTTAGCAGTACCCTCTTCCTTTCGTCACTGTTGCTCGCAGATTACTCAAAAGCATCTGATGAGCTTCAGGCTTATAATGTCTACAGACGTGATGCATTGATTCTGGGACCGATTTCGCTGGTAATGGCTTTTGCCATCATGCTGACGTTACGAAATGAAGCTGCCTGGATTTATGATAATATGATGGACGATTTATCTATTCTTATAATATCGGTTGTTCTTTTCATGATTGGCGGCCTTGCACTGATTCTTCCATCGATTGGCAATAAATCGCTAAGAGGACTCCCAAGGCTCGCTGTTATCATGATTACCCTTCAATATCTGGCAGCAAGCTATGTTTACGGAAAAGCCCATCTGCCATATATCGTCTATCCGGAAGTAACGATACAATCGGCCTTTACCGACCCAAATTCATTCCGTGCTGTATTCACCACATATATTGTTGGATTCCTGATTCTTTTTCCTGGCTTCATCTATTTCTGGAGCCTGTTCATGCAGGACAAAAGATATCTCCGGCAAAAAAAGGCCAGGGGACAAACTTGATTCCTTTTGCCTAATATTAGCTTGAATGAGTAATTCGTTCCCGCTGCATGCTATAGATGTATCAATCAAAAAGGAGTGGTACACCATGGCTAAAGACGTATTGTGCGAAGTAAACAACTGTCAATATTGGGAGCATGGAAACCTATGCAACGCCGACAAAATCTATGTGGTCAGCCATTCCGGCGAGACAGCCGATAACAGCCGGGAAACCGACTGCAAGACATTTGAAGCTTTAAGCTAAATATTGGGACCGGGTCAACCTGGTCCTATTTATTGCTTATGGTCGGTTCTTTCGATCGGAATAAGATCAATAAATAGAAAACGATCCTTCCCAGTGAAATAATCAGGAGTTACTTTCTCAGCCCCTTTTTCAAAGCTTAAGGGAAACTTAAAATTAGGCCCGTCAAACACTAACGAATGAAATTCCCCCTTCTCACCGCAAATATCATGGTTTTTCGGATAGTCTTTGAGCAATTCCCTGTCATAGATTCTTCCAAGAAAACATTTGTTTAGTGCCTCCAAATCAATGCAGGTGATCACAGACTCAAACCCTAGCTGAATGAACTGATTGCTGATGTCATCAACAGAATGATTCCACAGAGGAAAAATAGCAGTCAAACCGGTTCCTTCCACAAGATTTTCCCTATATTCGCGGATATCCTGCAGGTGAATATCACCAAAAGCAATATGGGTGACACCGTCTGCCTTCAATTCAGAGAATGTTTTCCTCATGATTTCCTGATACTTATCATTCGAGCATTCCTGAGGGATCCAAACTTCTCGTAATCGAATTCCTAAAGACTCCGATTGCTGTTTCAGCAGCTCATGCCTTACTCCATGAATGGAAACACGCCCTGTCCCTTCTGTGAGAGTCACTAACAATGAATCAACTTCATAATCAGGATTATTTTGTATTTTATATAATGCAAGGGTAGAATCCTTCCCCCCGCTGAATCCCATAACTATTTTCATCCTATCAGCCTCCTTTACTCGAAATAAAAATGATTCACAACCTTGAGGTTAATACACTTAAACACATTATTAATCAGGTTAAGCCTTGTGCTGCCTATCCAGATTATCCAATTCTATTTGAATTCTCTCTGGATCGATTCGTTTAAATAATGGCTCTACAGCATTTAAAATTTGAGGCGAGACAGCTAGCGGGCACCAGCCTGCTTTTGTAATAGACAGCATTTGTTTAATCTTTTCACTAGAGAAAGGCAAGAATGGTGTCAGGATATTTGCCAGGTTCCCAATGATGTAAACACAGTCAGCCATAGTCTGTTTGCAGGCTTCAACATTTTCATTAATCTGCTTCCATGGCTGCTCCTGGTCAAAGTATTTGTTCGAATACCTGACAAAATCAAATACTGTTTCCAATGCCTCCTTAAAGCTGGCCTCTTCAACATTTCGACCAGTGTCATCATATAACCTGCTTACACCATCAGCTATTTCTTTGCTAATCGTTTTTTCCGGAATCACACCATCAAATGATTTGTGGATGAATTTCAAGGTCCTGTTCACGAGGTTTCCATAGGCGCCCAGCAATTCGCTATTATGACTATAGATAAATTCCTTCCACGAGAAATCCGCGTCCCGATTTTCAGGGGCGTTGATTGTAAGAAAATAGCGGATGGAATCCGGGTCATATCTTTCTAGAATATCAGGCACCCAGACAGCCCAATTTCTGCTTGTCGACAATTTTCTTTTTTCCAGTGTGAGATATTCATTCGACACTATATGGGATGGCAAAGGATCCTTTTCCAACCCGGCAAGGATAGCAGGCCATATGATGGAATGAAAAGGAATATTGTCTTTGCCGTGTACATAATACGATTTGGTTTCGGTGTTCCAAAACGTCCCATCATCCCCGGTTGTTTCTTTTGCCCAAAGTTTGCTGGCGGTATAGTATCCAGAAACAGCTTCAATCCATACATAGATTTTCTTTTGCTCATACCCCTTTAGCGGCACACCTACCCCATGGTCTAAATCACGTGATACCGCCCGATCCTGAAGACCCTCCTTCAGATATCTCCTGGTCAGAGAGATGGCATTATTTCGCCAACCCTCTTTGTGTTCTGCCTCATCAACATAGTGTTCCAGAGTTTGTTGAAAAGAGCTTAAAGCAAAATAAAAATGTTCTGTTTTTCTTACGGTGGGCGGGTGGCCACAGATCTTGCAGCGCCTGTCGATCAAATCAAGCGGTTCCAATACAGTGGAGCAGGCATCGCATTGATCCCCACGTGCATTCGCTCCGCATATCGGGCATAGACCCTCTACATATCGGTCAGGCAAAAACTGTTGGTCATGCTCGCAATACGACTGATCAATTTCTTTTTTGTAAATGAACCCTTTTTCAAACAACTCCAAAAAGATAGCCTGAACAAGTTCATGATGATGCTCTGTGTCAGTCCTTGTATACTGGTCATAAGAAAACCCCAGACGAGAAAAACAATCGACAAATTCCTTATGATATTGATCCGCTATCTCCTTTGCCGTTACTCCCTCCTGCTTGGCTCTTATTGTAATCGGTGTCCCGTTACAGTCACTGCCAGAAACATATAAAACTTTTTCCCCTTTTAGCCGGTAATACCTAGCTAAAATATCACCCGGCAACAGGCTAGAAATATGCCCAAGATGCAAAGAACCATTTGCATAGGCCCATGCTCCTCCAATAAAAATACTCATTGAATGACCTCCTTAGAAAAATAAAAAACCCCGTCCTTAACTGCAAAAGTTAAGGACGAGGTTTGGATTCCCGTGATACCACCTTATTTCGCAAATAGTTCACACTATTTGCCTCACCAAGTACGGAGCATGGATTGCCTGCTCTTATACTGTGACATTGATAACGAGTGCCAACTCTCGCCGTTCCCTACTTATACTTGCAGCATGTTCAGGACGGAGCTCAGAGACCATTTTTCAAGTGACTGTCTTTGCTTCTTTTCAGCTGCCGAAGCTCTCTGTAAAAAACAGGGGCACTCTACTTTTTCTCTTCATTGCTTTTTGAAATTTATTAATCTGATTTTATTCAGAATTTTCCAGGAAGTCAATAATCAATTTAAAAAAGCACTCTTCCATTAAGGGAGAGTGCTTCACTGTTATTATGCTTCCAGACTTGCCATTGGACCAAAGAATTCAAAATGAATCCTGTCTTCTGTAAC
The nucleotide sequence above comes from Mesobacillus jeotgali. Encoded proteins:
- a CDS encoding cytochrome d ubiquinol oxidase subunit II; the protein is MTDALTAITVLWGFVFIYAVMATMDFGAGFWSMVYINKTKTKATNIANRYLSPTWEVTNTFIVALVVAVYSMFPKAAYTLGTVLLIPGSMILLLLSVRSAFLVFSNIAEDYRKVLTYISGICGILIPGLLISVLPITHGGFVEFTDGSQNLNLGKLFTSPNEYAFIGFAVSSTLFLSSLLLADYSKASDELQAYNVYRRDALILGPISLVMAFAIMLTLRNEAAWIYDNMMDDLSILIISVVLFMIGGLALILPSIGNKSLRGLPRLAVIMITLQYLAASYVYGKAHLPYIVYPEVTIQSAFTDPNSFRAVFTTYIVGFLILFPGFIYFWSLFMQDKRYLRQKKARGQT
- a CDS encoding diphthine--ammonia ligase, which translates into the protein MKIVMGFSGGKDSTLALYKIQNNPDYEVDSLLVTLTEGTGRVSIHGVRHELLKQQSESLGIRLREVWIPQECSNDKYQEIMRKTFSELKADGVTHIAFGDIHLQDIREYRENLVEGTGLTAIFPLWNHSVDDISNQFIQLGFESVITCIDLEALNKCFLGRIYDRELLKDYPKNHDICGEKGEFHSLVFDGPNFKFPLSFEKGAEKVTPDYFTGKDRFLFIDLIPIERTDHKQ
- a CDS encoding DUF1540 domain-containing protein; amino-acid sequence: MAKDVLCEVNNCQYWEHGNLCNADKIYVVSHSGETADNSRETDCKTFEALS
- the metG gene encoding methionine--tRNA ligase, whose protein sequence is MSIFIGGAWAYANGSLHLGHISSLLPGDILARYYRLKGEKVLYVSGSDCNGTPITIRAKQEGVTAKEIADQYHKEFVDCFSRLGFSYDQYTRTDTEHHHELVQAIFLELFEKGFIYKKEIDQSYCEHDQQFLPDRYVEGLCPICGANARGDQCDACSTVLEPLDLIDRRCKICGHPPTVRKTEHFYFALSSFQQTLEHYVDEAEHKEGWRNNAISLTRRYLKEGLQDRAVSRDLDHGVGVPLKGYEQKKIYVWIEAVSGYYTASKLWAKETTGDDGTFWNTETKSYYVHGKDNIPFHSIIWPAILAGLEKDPLPSHIVSNEYLTLEKRKLSTSRNWAVWVPDILERYDPDSIRYFLTINAPENRDADFSWKEFIYSHNSELLGAYGNLVNRTLKFIHKSFDGVIPEKTISKEIADGVSRLYDDTGRNVEEASFKEALETVFDFVRYSNKYFDQEQPWKQINENVEACKQTMADCVYIIGNLANILTPFLPFSSEKIKQMLSITKAGWCPLAVSPQILNAVEPLFKRIDPERIQIELDNLDRQHKA